The nucleotide sequence GGGGACCTCGCAGGTCAGGATCCTGCCGCCCTCGAGGGATTGCTGGGCGGCGACGCCCTGGAATGTCGCCATGCCCGCGAGCCCGGCGGCTGCGGCCGGACCGTGCACTGCCGAAGTTGCGCCATCCGCGGGAGCATCAACGAGACCTTCGCCACGGGACGGGCCCTCCACCGGGTTCCCGCTTATCCGGACGTGAACCGCATCCCTAGCGGCGCCAGGCCGGTGTTCTGGATTTCCACCGAGCGCCTGGGGCCGTCCGTCCTGCTCAAGATCGAGCCGATCCCCCCGGACGAGAGCTGACCGGTCGGTGTCCCGTCCGCGCTCGTCCGGCGCCGGGCCTGGTCATGCTACAATCATCCCGATGTTTTGACGAGGAGGCCGCCATGGGCAACCGCGCGTACGTGGATCCCGACTTGTGCACCGGCTGCACCCTGTGCACGGATCTGTGCCCCGAGGTGTTCGAGATGGACGGCGACGTGGCCGTGGCCAGGCACCCTGACCACGCCGCGCTGGGTGTGACCGCCAGGGCCCAGGAAGCCGCCGACGCCTGCCCCGTCCAGGCCATCACGCTCGATCACGACTGATCCGGCGAGGGAAGGGGGAGAAGCTACCGCCCATCGCACGCGATGTGTGGCGGCGTCCC is from Acidobacteriota bacterium and encodes:
- a CDS encoding PAS domain-containing protein, yielding MVRMHCAWCNRELTAPENGVPDDAPVSYGVCPDCTDRLLVHRQVPMRAYLDRLDGPVFLVDDDGRIHAANTAAGDLAGQDPAALEGLLGGDALECRHAREPGGCGRTVHCRSCAIRGSINETFATGRALHRVPAYPDVNRIPSGARPVFWISTERLGPSVLLKIEPIPPDES
- a CDS encoding ferredoxin; this encodes MGNRAYVDPDLCTGCTLCTDLCPEVFEMDGDVAVARHPDHAALGVTARAQEAADACPVQAITLDHD